A part of Lagopus muta isolate bLagMut1 chromosome 26, bLagMut1 primary, whole genome shotgun sequence genomic DNA contains:
- the ACTL9 gene encoding actin-like protein 9: protein MGIILILSPHSCQKVASTFRCHAWHSPLLPQLSLDDVTVPSSMSQFGRFCPSPLRGIYCPALFPRQCSEMERPQEGGMGPSQDGDSLQTENYSSIFILHQCHPDELELGSVSSFSSSTVNCSSSEGPSMGPIVIDMGTRSCRAGFSGYHSPSAEVSTLVGHCMSSEEARARVVIGEEALLYPDTKTTEVMHNGFIINWEAAESLWKYLLEHELRVNPEDHALLLTEPLFSPTSSRENMAEVAFEVLGTPGLFVAPQSVLSAYAYGKISALVLDMGHEATRVVPVLEGRSMACNSSQTDVAGRCLTWYLSTLLEDMGQVLSKGMIHMVEGIKHACCYIADDFQSECLLPPSSHTMDISLPNGMMLTLSKERFQCPEVLFNPPSSWGDSFVSIQETVQKSVAQLPEEITPTMCANIVLCGGSSLFKGLQKRLCNELLGHLPFSTTMKVGGSELRRHAAWTGGSILASLCNFQSCWIRRDEYYEVGPHIVHQKYF from the exons ATGGGCATCATCCTCATTTTGTCCCCACACTCCTGCCAGAAAGTAGCCAGTACCTTTAGATGCCATGCATGGCATTCTCCcctgctgccacagctcagcCTGGATGATGTCACAGTACCCTCCAGCATGTCACAGTTTGGCAGATTCTGCCCAAGCCCACTCAGGGGAAtttactgcccagctctgttTCCTAGGCAATGTTCTGAGATGGAGAGGCCACAGGAAGGTGGGATGGGGCCTTCCCAAGATGGGGACTCTCTACAGACAGAGAACTATTCCTCAATCTTTATACTCCATCAGTGCCACCCAGATGAGCTGGAGCTAGGCTCCGTCAGCAGCTTCTCCTCCAGTACTGTCAACTGCTCCAGCAGCGAGGGCCCGAGCATGGGTCCAATTGTGATTGATATGGGcacaaggagctgcagagcagggttTTCTGGATACCATTCCCCCAGCGCTGAGGTCAGCACCCTGGTGGGCCACTGTATGAGCTCAGAAGAAGCCAGGGCTAGGGTGGTTATTGGAGAGGAGGCATTGCTGTACCCTGACACTAAAACCACAGAGGTGATGCACAATGGCTTCATCATTAACTGGGAGGCAGCTGAAAGCCTATGGAAGTACCTCCTTGAACATGAGCTCCGGGTGAACCCTGAGGACCACGCGCTGCTCCTCACAGAGCCACTGTTCAGCCCCACCAGCAGCCGGGAGAACATGGCAGAGGTGGCTTTCGAGGTGCTGGGCACTCCGGGTCTCTTTGTTGCCCCTCAGTCGGTCCTCTCTGCTTATGCATATGGCAAGATCAGTGCTCTGGTGCTGGATATGGGCCACGAGGCCACCCGTGTCGTGCCGGTGCTGGAGGGCAGGAGCATGGCATGCAACTCCAGTCAGACAGACGTGGCAGGACGGTGCCTTACATGGTATCTTTCAACTCTTCTGGAGGACATGGGGCAAGTGCTCAGCAAGGGGATGATCCACATGGTGGAGGGCATCAAGCATGCATGCTGCTACATTGCTGATGACTTCCAAAGCGAGTGTCTCCTCCCACCCAGCTCCCACACCATGGATATTTCCCTGCCCAATGGGATGATGCTTACCCTCAGCAAGGAGCGCTTCCAGTGCCCAGAGGTGCTCTTCAACCCTCCGTCCAGCTGGGGAGATTCCTTTGTGAGCatccag GAGACAGTGCAGAAGAGCGTTGCGCAGCTCCCAGAGGAAATCACACCCACCATGTGTGCCAATATTGTCCTGTGTGGGGGCTCCTCGCTCTTCAAAGGGCTACAGAAGAGGCTGTGCAATGAGCTCCTGGGTCACCTGCCATTCAGCACTACTATGAAGGTGGGGGGCTCAGAGCTGCGGCGACATGCAGCGTGGACAGGAGGATCCATCCTCGCCTCACTCTGCAACTTCCAGTCATGTTGGATCCGCCGTGATGAGTACTATGAGGTAGGGCCACACATCGTCCACcagaaatacttctga
- the NFILZ gene encoding NFIL3 like protein, whose translation MDNFMAPLSAIGDLTLQHSKAKFLHSRVSGPSRRKREFMPDEKKDNMYWEKRRKNNEAAKRSREKRRLNDFAMESQLAALSEENAILRTELLALKLRFGLISPDASTQQGRSLQDFLGIYFRGHKGLSPFPEAEPFAGGSCLFTKSFVPKVLEPADFSCKTFNPSRNFLGCDSKPVSMDTPGLHQPKRLDSAFRPTVCSPFLNYHCPDKHVFHLPFPGSACFSSPCPGLTEMSKESTTTVSDEDDEQQVPKTSPPPPCSLPSPSEDHTKGRSSSALPHKLRIKTKALGGQ comes from the coding sequence ATGGACAACTTCATGGCACCGCTGAGCGCCATCGGCGACCTCACacttcagcacagcaaagcaaagttCCTGCACAGCAGAGTGAGCGGACCCTCCCGGCGCAAACGGGAGTTCATGCCAGATGAGAAGAAGGACAACATGTACTGGGAGAAGAGACGCAAGAACAACGAGGCGGCCAAACGCTCGCGGGAGAAGAGGCGACTCAATGACTTCGCCATGGAGAGCCAGCTGGCCGCGCTCAGCGAGGAAAATGCCATCCTCAGGACGGAGCTGCTGGCCCTCAAACTGCGCTTTGGGCTCATCAGCCCCGatgccagcacccagcagggcCGCTCCCTGCAGGACTTCCTAGGGATTTATTTCCGAGGGCACAAAGGGCTCTCGCCGTTCCCTGAAGCGGAGCCCTTTGCTGGGGGTTCCTGCCTCTTCACAAAGAGCTTTGTGCCAAAGGTGCTGGAGCCGGCCGACTTTTCATGCAAAACCTTTAACCCATCTAGAAACTTCCTTGGCTGTGACTCAAAGCCAGTTTCTATGGACACACCTGGCCTTCACCAACCAAAGAGGCTCGATTCAGCCTTCAGACCCACAGtttgctctcctttcctcaATTACCACTGCCCAGACAAACATGTGTTCCATTTGCCTTTCCCAGGCAGTGCCTGCTTCTCATCCCCTTGTCCTGGTCTGACAGAGATGAGCAAGGAAAGCACCACGACTGTCTCAGATGAAGATGATGAGCAGCAAGTGCCCAAAACTTCTCCTCCACCCCCATGTAGCTTGCCCTCCCCTTCGGAAGATCACACAAAGGGCCGAAGCTCTTCAGCTCTGCCTCACAAACTCCGGATTAAGACCAAAGCCCTCGGAGGACAGTGA